A genomic segment from Triticum dicoccoides isolate Atlit2015 ecotype Zavitan chromosome 1A, WEW_v2.0, whole genome shotgun sequence encodes:
- the LOC119267122 gene encoding GDSL esterase/lipase EXL3-like, whose protein sequence is MAMASECTPGAGGATRRLILIVTAVVALMLARLSCCTAASQPGSSQTRPPALILFGDSIVDPGNNNGLTTAVRCDFAPYGQDFPAHNATGRFSNGKIVGDILATRMGLKQYVPAYLGTELSDSDLLTGVSFASGGCGFDPLTAKIVSVLSMDDQLELFKEYKGKLSRIASAQRAADIVSTSLYLVVTGTDDLANTYFTTPLRRDYDLESYIQFIVQCASAFIQKLHGLGARRVSIAGAPPIGCVPSQRTNAGGEERGCVSLYNQAAVLYNAALEKELRRLNGTALLPGSVLKYIDLYTPLLDMIQRPAAYGFQVSDRGCCGTGLFEVTLTCNRYTAHACSDPTKFLFWDTYHLTETGYNLLMAQIINRYGLW, encoded by the exons ATGGCCATGGCCAGCGAATGCACGCCCGGAGCCGGAGGAGCAACGCGCCGCCTCATTCTCATCGTCACAGCAGTCGTGGCATTGATGCTTGCGCGTCTCTCCTGCTGCACTGCCGCTTCCCAGCCGGGCTCGAGCCAGACGcggccgccggcgctgatcctgtTCGGGGACTCCATCGTGGACCCGGGCAACAACAACGGCCTCACCACGGCGGTGCGATGCGACTTCGCTCCCTACGGCCAGGACTTCCCCGCCCACAACGCCACCGGCAGGTTCAGCAACGGCAAGATCGTCGGCGACATCCTCG CCACCCGGATGGGCCTGAAGCAGTACGTGCCAGCGTACCTCGGCACGGAGCTCAGCGACTCGGACCTCCTCACCGGCGTCAGCTTCGCCTCCGGTGGCTGCGGCTTCGATCCCCTCACGGCCAAGATCGTG TCGGTTCTGAGCATGGACGACCAGCTGGAGCTGTTCAAGGAGTACAAGGGTAAGCTCAGCCGCATCGCCAGCGCGCAGCGAGCCGCCGACATCGTCTCGACGAGCCTGTACCTGGTGGTGACCGGCACCGACGACCTGGCCAACACCTACTTCACGACGCCGCTCCGGCGAGACTACGACCTCGAGTCCTACATCCAGTTCATCGTGCAGTGCGCCTCGGCCTTCATCCAGAAGCTGCACGGGCTGGGCGCGCGGCGGGTGAGCATCGCCGGCGCCCCGCCCATCGGGTGCGTGCCGTCGCAGCGGACCAACGCCGGCGGCGAGGAGAGGGGGTGCGTGTCCCTGTACAACCAGGCGGCCGTGCTGTACAACGCGGCGCTGGAGAAGGAGCTCCGGCGGCTCAACGGCACGGCGCTGCTCCCGGGGTCGGTGCTCAAGTACATCGACCTCTACACGCCGCTGCTGGACATGATCCAGCGCCCGGCCGCCTACGGCTTCCAGGTGTCCGACCGCGGCTGCTGCGGCACCGGGCTGTTCGAGGTGACGCTCACCTGCAACAGGTACACGGCGCACGCCTGCAGCGACCCGACCAAGTTCCTCTTCTGGGACACCTACCATCTCACCGAGACGGGCTACAACCTCCTCATGGCGCAGATCATCAACCGCTACGGCCTGTGGTAG
- the LOC119267144 gene encoding UPF0434 protein CCNA_00107-like — MRRTTALLLRHVGGGIPQALADMLVCPLSKKPLRYCEASGSLVSDAVGMSFPIVDGIPCLLPKDGKLLEDHQRESGHETSPRDSSD; from the exons ATGAGGCGGACCACGGCGTTGCTGCTGCGCCACGTCGGCGGCGGGATCCCGCAGGCGCTCGCCGACATGCTCGTCTGCCCCCTGTCCAAGAAGCCTCTCAG GTACTGCGAGGCCAGCGGCTCTCTGGTCAGCGACGCCGTCGGCATGTCCTTCCCG ATAGTAGATGGAATTCCTTGTCTCCTTCCGAAAGACGGCAAGTTGCTCGAGGACCACCAGAGGGAATCAGGACATGAAACCAGCCCTAGGGATTCCTCTGATTGA